TTTAACAAGCACTGCACATAAAAGTATGTTTAAAATAAGGCTTTGTATAGCTATTTTAGCGGCTATATTTTGCTTCATCTTAGCATATAAAAACAAAGAAAATAGCTTAGCTAAACCAAAAGGAACAAGCCCTATCATAAACATAGAAAGGATAAAAGCTGAGTTTTTCGTATCGCTTCTTAAAAATTCACCACGCTCAAAAAGTAGCCATATAATCTCAAAATTTAAAATAATCCCACCAATAGCTGAAAAAAGAAGTAAAGCTAATAAAAAATGAAAGCCATTTGAGAGTAAATTTAGAGCATTTTTATCATCATTTGCTTTTATGGCTTTTGAAATTTTAGGAAACATAGCAGTTGATAAAGCGATGGCAAAAAGAGCAAGTGGAAGCTGAAATATACGGTTTGTATAGTATAAATAACTTATTGCCCCAGCTCCTAAAAAAGATGCAAACCAAGTCTCTATAAATGAGCTTATTTGCGTAGCTGATGAGCCAATTACACCGTGAAAGAAATTTTTATAAAAGCCTTTTGTTTTAGCATCTTTTTTTCGCCATAAAGCAATAAAGCCAAATTTTAAATATTTTAGCATTTTGGTGTAGTGTAGGGCGATGATATGAACTATAAACTGAAGAACGCCACCAACAATAACTCCTATACTTAGGTATAAAACTGCACTCTCTTGAGTTTTACCTTGTGCTAAAACCAAAGAAAAAATCATTGCTAAATTTAGAAGTGCTGTTGAAAATGCAGTTGTTGCAAAATGCCCTTTATACTGAAGCATAGACGCAAAAAGCGTTACTAAAAATATAAATGTTAAATACCAAAAATTTAGCCTTACGTATAAAGTAGCCATATTGATAGTTTTATCATCAAATCCAAGAGCTAAAAATTTAGTAAAAAGTGGCGTGAAAATATTAACAATTAGCGTTAAAAATAGTATAAAAAGGCTAAATCTTAGCAAAACCGAAGCACTAAAGCGGCTTTTTTTATTGCTTGATATAAAACCCGGCATAAAGGCTTGAGTAAAAGCCCCTTCACCAAAAAGGCGGCGAAAAAGATTAGGAAGTTTAAATGCTATAAAAAATATATCACTCCAAAGCCCAGCTCCAAGTACACTAGCGGTCATAAGGTCTCTAATAAATCCAAGCACTCTTGAAACTAAAATTCCAATAGAGTTACTAAAAAATCCTTGTAAAAATTTAAATCTTTTCAGTTTATAGCCTTTCATAAAATTAAGTATTTTACTATAAATTTGCTTAAATACTAAAATTTTTTATGAGTAAAATATAAGATATTTTAATCAATACAGTTGAATTTAAGTTTTTGTTTATTTTATATTGTTTTAAGCTTTAAGATTATATAATTCAAAAATCAAATATGATTATGGTTATCAAAAGAAAGAGGTTATGAAATCATGGGACTAGATACTTGCGAAAGTGGAAAAAAATATAAAATTAAGAACATAAATGCTAGTGGAAAACTATTTTATAAGCTTTTAGATATGGGCTTTATAACAGGGGCGACAATGGAAGTTATAAGAGAAGCACCTCTTTACGATCCGATGGAGCTAAAAATTCATAATTACTTAATAACCCTTAGAAAGAGTGAAGCAAACCTTATAGAGGTTGAAACTATATGAATGTCAAAATAGCCCTTGCGGGTCAGCCAAATTGTGGTAAATCAACTATATTTAGTATGCTTAGTGGCATTCGCCAACATATTGCAAACTATCCAGGCGTAACAGTTGATAAAAAATCAGGTTTTTTTAGCTATAAAGACTTAGATATTGAGATGGTGGATCTGCCTGGAACTTACTCATTTAGTTCATACTCGCTTGAAGAAAGAGTTGCTAAAGAATTTATACTAAAAGATAGTCCTGACATTATTTTAAATGTTGTAGATGCTTCAAATTTAAAGCGAAATTTATATCTTACATTTCAGCTTTTAGAGATGGCAAAACCAGTTATTGTTATACTTAATATGTGGGATGTTGCTAAAAGGCGCGGAATAGAAATAGATGCAAATAAAATTTCATCCATGTTAAAATGCCCAGTTGTAGTAGCAAGTGGAGCAAAAAAAATAGGAAAAGATGAGATTTTAGAAGCTATTTTTAGTGTCTATAATCAAAAACAAAACTATGAAGAGTTTAAGATAAACTATGAAGAGCTTGAACCTTTTATATATGAGTTAGAAAAAGATATAAAAACAAACTACGACATTAGTAAAAGATGGCTTGCTATAAAGGCTTTAGAAGGCGATAGTGTAGTTTATGAGCTTTTAGAAGATAAAAACAGAAATTTTAAAGAAAATTCAAAAAAACAGATAGATAAATTTAAAAATATACATGGCTTTAATACCGAAAATTTTTTAGCATCTTTTAGGTATGACTCAGCCCAAATAGTAAGTGATAAATGCACAAAAGAGACAAAAAAAGATAAAGAAACCCTAACTGATAAAATAGACAAAATAGTCCTAAACAGATGGCTATCGTTTCCGATACTTTTTCTTATAATAGTGGCGATCTATCAGCTTGCTATTGTGTTTGGTTATCACCTTACTAATTATACTTGGCCTATATTAGCAACACTTAAGAATTTTGTTACTGATATACTTCCAGCTGCTGATATAGCTCATGTTCCTATGCTAACTGATCTTGGAATTTGGCTAATAAATAGCTTAAATGCACTTTTAAACTATTTGCCGATATTTTTTATTCTGTTTGCTTTGATTGCTATTTTAGAAGATGTTGGCTATATGCCTAGAATGGCGTTTATTTTAGATAGAGTATTTAGAAAATTTGGACTTCACGGACAAAGCACACTGCCACTTGTTTTAGGCGGAGCTTTTGTTGGAGGGTGTGCAGTTCCTGGCGTAATGGCTACAAAAGGCATTGCTGATGATAGAGCTAGAATGGCTACTATTTTTACTGTTCCACTTATGAACTGTTTAGCTAAAGTACCATTTTATACACTACTTTTAGGGGCATTTTTTAAGGAGCATATGAGTTTAGTTATGTTTTATATATCAACTATTACTATTTTTACTGCTTTAATAATTGCAAAAATTTTAACTATGACTCTTCTTAAAACAAGAGAAACCGCACCTTTTGTAATGGAGCTGCCATCATATCACATGCCTACTTTTAAGGGTGTGATTTTTAGGGCTTGTGAAAGAGTTTGGGTTTATATTAAAAAGGTTTGTACTATCGTTTTAGCTGTTGCTATAGTGCTTTTTGCTCTACTTCAATTTCCAGGAGTTAGTCATGATAAAAGAGCTGAGTTTGAAGCAGATGAACAAAAGATTTTAACAACTTTTGATAAGAAAATTTCTAAAACAAAATACCATGAAAATTTTAAATCAAGACAGAGTGTATCAGAGCTTCTAAATTTTTATGACTCTTATAGAAGTAAAAAAATGGCTGGTAGCAAGAGCGTTGATGAAGATTTTAAAAACAAAGATGAGTTTTTATATAGCATAATTAGACCAGCTAGTGATGATAAGGATGCAAAACTTATAAATAGAGAGCTTAGAAATCTATCAAAAGGCAGAGATAGAATTTTAAGAGAGGAGAAAAATGTAAGAATTGAGACTTCACTGCTTGGTATGGCAGGTAGAGCTTTAGAGCCTATTAGTCAGTTTGCAGGTTTTGACTGGCGTATAAATGTAGCGTTTTTAAGCTCATTTGCTGCTAGAGAGTCTGCAGTAGCTACACTTGGAAGTATTTATGAAACAGGAGCAAATGAAAATGCACAAAGAGCTGAAGAGATGATGGCTGAAAATAGTGGCTATACACCACTTCACGCAGCTGCTATTATCATCTTTATGCTTTTAACTCCACCGTGTATTGCTACAATGGTGGTTGTAAAACTTCAAATGAATAGCTACAAATGGATGCTTTTATCGCTATTTGTGCCTTTTGCTTTAGCTCTTATAATGGCAGCTCTTGTCTTTAGTATAGGAAATGCTTTAAACCTTAGTGGTTTGGTTGCTATGAGTTGTTATTATATATTTATAGTCGCTACTGCTATAGTTTTAGGATTAATCCCAGAAAAGCGAATAAATTGGCAAGGTGGATTAAAAAATTAAATCAAATTTAAGGAGAGAAAAATGAAGAAAATTCTAATTGTTTCAGCATTTGCTGTTAGTTCTATGTTTGCTCATACAGCTTTAATGAGTTGTTTTGATAATGGTGATAACACAATCACTTGCGAAGGTGGATTTAGCGATGGAAGTAGTGCAAAAGGTGTTAAATTTCATCTTTTACAAAATGGACAAAGCGTATTAGATGGAACTTTTAATGAAGATAGTGAGTTTACTTTTGATAAACCTGAGGGTGATTATGAAGCTCAGTTTGATGCAGGTGAAGGTCATAAAGTTACAGTAAAAAGTTCAGATATAGCTGAGTAAATTTAAAAAAGGATAGATATGAGAAAGATTATTATTTCAACAATCGCAGCTGCAGCAGTTGCAAGTTCAGCATTTGGTCACTTTCAAATGGTCTATACACCAGAAAGTGCTTTAGAAAAAGGAACAACAATTCCATTAAAAATTGTATTTAATCACCCTTTTGCAGATGAGCACACTATGGATATGGGACTTCAAGCAAATGGCAAGATTAAGCCAATTGAGGAGTTTTTCGTAGTTCATAAAGAGGAAAAAACTGATCTTAAAAAAGATTTAAAAGAGATCACATTTAAAGGTAACTCAAACTCAGGTAAAGCGTATGAAACCGAGTATAAAGCTAGAAAGATGGGTGATCATATCTTTGTAGCAGTTCCTGCTCCATATTATGAAAAAAATGAAGACGCTTACATTCAACAAATTACAAAAATGATGGTAAATGTGGCGGGTGCTCCAACTGACTGGGACGCTGAGTTAGGGCTAAAAGCTGAGATCGTTCCTTTAACAAAACCATACTCTATTTGGGCTGGAAGCACATTTAGTGGCATTGTAAAAGGTGATGGAAAGCCAGTTCCTTTTGCTGAGATTGAAGTTGAGTATCTAAACTACGATGTTGATGTTAAAAACAACAAAATGGGCGAAAAAGCTCACTTTGAAGCACCTCAGGATAGCTTTGTAACTTTAACAATCAAAGCTGATGAAAATGGTAAATTTACTTTTGGAATTCCAAAAGCAGGTTGGTGGGGCTTTGCAGCTTTGGGAGCTGGAAAAGCTGATAAATACGACGGCAAAGAGTTAAGCCAGGACGCTGTTATTTGGGTTCAAGCAAAAGAGATGAAATAATCAAGGGGGCAAAAGCTCCCTTTTAAAGGATAAAAAATGGAAATTTATGAAGCTTTAATTTTACTTGTTATTGCTGGTTTTGCTGGATTTTATATCTATAAAAAGACATTTAAAACAGGTGGATGTGGTTGTGGCAGAAAAGATTGCCCTTCTAAAAAACATCACATAGATAACTAAAATAATGCATGAAATAATTTTTCAAAACATACTAGATCTTTTGCTTAAAAGTAAAAGTTTTACCCCAAAAGAAGGGGTTTTGAAAATTTTATTTTACAACAAACACCTAAGCATAAAAGAGATAAGGAAAATTTATAGAGATATCTATAAAAAAAGTGTAAGTGTAAGTACTATATATCAAACACTAAATTTACTACAAAGCTATGGTCTTTTAAAGACTATCCAATACTCAAATTTTAGTAAATACGAGATAGATATTTATCCAGATCACGACCATTTAGTTTGCACAAAATGTGGTAAAATTGTAGAATTTAGAGACGATAGCTTTAATGAGCTTAGAAAAAAAGTAGAAAAAGAGTACTTCTTTGATGTAGAAGGATATATATTGTTGTTAGAAGGAATTTGTGAAAAATGCAAAAAATAGTTATAAAATCAAACATAAAAAATAGACTTAGACTTAAATCAAAACTTTTTACACCGCAAAATTTTATAACTATTAAAGAGTCGTTGGTTGATAATATAATAAGTATAAGGTTAAACGAGCTCTGCTTTTCTATCATTATAACTTATGATGATAGAAAAGTAGATATAAAAACTATACTTGATAAAATTTACTCAGTAACTCCTTTGACATCAAAGGCTAAGATAGGTAAAGAAATTTGTTCATGTAAGCGTTGTGATATTATAAAACCAAATCCACAAAGCCTAAAAACTAAGATTAAAAAATTTACAGCCTTAAGTATAGTAGCTGTTTATGTTTTTGTAAAAGAGCATATCTTAGCTACTGCTTTTTCGCCTGTTTTTGGCTTAGGACTTACGGTGCTTAGTCTTTATATGGCAAAGCCTTTAATAGATGAAGCCATAAATGATATAAAAAATAGAAATTTTACTCTTGAGAGTTTTATGGCATTTTCGCTTTTGCTTGCTATTTTTGGTGGTGAGATAACTGCTGCTTTTGAAGTTATTTATATATTAACAGGTTCAAGGCTTTTTGAGGAATATACCGCAAATTTATCAAGAGCAGAGATAAAAAATCTTATTAAAATGGATGTAACAAAGCTCTATGTTTTAAGGGGTGATATAGAGATTGAGATAGATTTAGAAGATGTTAGAAGTGGTGATACTGCTGTTTTTGTAGGTGGGGAGAAAATTTGTGTTGATGGGGTTATTATAAAAGGTGAAGCTTTAATAAATGAAGCTTTGATAAATGGTAGAAGCAGAAGCACTCTTAAAAAAAGTGGTGATAAAGTCTTTGCAAATACAACTATAGAACAAGGTAGAATTTTTGTAAAAGTAAATGCAGTAGGAAGCGAAACTTACATAGCAAGAGTTATAAGTGATGTTGAAAAATCTCTTAGCATTAAATCAAAAAGCGAAGTTATGGCTGATGTTTTAGCTAAAAAAGTTCTAAAAATAGGCTCAGCTATGACTGCTTTTACTCTTTTATTGACAAGATCTTTTACCAATGCATTTAGTGTTATGATAGTTATGAGTTGTCCGTGTGCTACTATTTTAGCGGCAAGTTCAGCTGTTAGCTCAGCTATTGCTTACGCTGCTAGAAATGGGATTTTGATAAAAGGTGGAGAATATTTAGAAAAGGTAAGTAGTGCTAGTGTTTTTTGCTTTGATAAAACAGGTACGCTAACTACAGGAAAACCAGTTGTAAAAGATTATAAAACCTTGATAGATGAGAGGGAATTTTTAGAAATTTTAGTAAATTTGGAGCATAAAAACACTCACCCAATTGCTAAAGCCATCACTAAATTTTGTAATGATAAAGGCATATTTGCTAACTCAAATTCACACGCTAAAAACGAAGTAGGGCTGGGTGTTAGTTCTAATCATAACGGTAGCACATACCTGCTTGGAAATCATAAATTTATGATAAATAATGGTATAAAAGTAACTAAAAAAGAGAATAATGCCTACACAAACATATATTTAGCAAAAGATAGCAAACTAATCGGAAGCATAAGCCTAACTCACGATATTAGACCATATAGCCTAGAGATGCTAAAAGAGTTAAAAAATAGAGGTGTTAAAAAAATAGTCCTTTTAACAGGTGATGATGAACTAGTTTCAAAAGAATTTGCAAGTGGCTTTGAATTTGATGAAATTTATTATGATTTAATGCCAAATGAAAAAGCAGATATAGTTGAAAAACTCTCAAAGCACGCTAGCGTTGTGATGATAGGTGATGGAGTAAATGATACTTTAGCTATGAGTAAAGCTGATGTTAGTATATCTTTTGCAAGTGGTGGAAGTAAGGCAGCTGTTGAGGTTTCAAATATAGCTATAACTAAATCAGACCCAAGAGATATCATAAAACTTTACGACATGAGTAAATTTACGCTAAAAATAGCTAATCAAAACTACCAAATAGGCACATCTACAAATATATTTGGTTCGTTTTTAGCTATGTTTGGTTTGATAGGTCCTGCTGGTGCTGGACTTATTCATTTAGTGCATACTTCAGCAATTTTACTTAACTCAAATAGAATTAAATGATAGTGATTTTCAAATGATATTAAGTTTAAATTTAGCATAATTTTATCATAATTAAGCCAAATCAAAGGAACAAAATGATCGTAACAAAAGAATTTTTAGTTAGTGTTTTATCTCACTTTAGGATAATCCACCACACTCATGGTCGCTTAAGACTAAGAGTCTCAAGTAAAATCAAAGATGAGTTTAAAGATACAGATTTAAACATAAGCTTAGAGAAATTTGATGATATGGTAAACTCTCTTAATGGGGTTAAATCAGTTAAATTTAACAAAGTAATTGGCTCAATTACGATTGAGTATGACAAAGATGAGTTTAGTAAAAGCTTTTGGGAAAATATCATAATTAATAAAGATATAGATGATTTTGTTTCTATGATTAATGATAAAGTAAAGGAGGTGTTATGAAGGAGTTAGAAGTTGCACTAAACTATGAAAACGAAGGCGTTGTTTTGTATGAAAAGCTAGCAAGTAGTTTTGATTTGGCTGTGTTTAGTGAAATTTTATTGCTCAAACAAACTGGACTAAATTTACTTAACAAATACAAAAAAGATGAAGTAGTAGTTACGCCACAAGATGTGAAATTTAATGGCAAAAAAGAGGCTTTAAATTTAGCTTTAGATTATGAGTTAAGATCTGGTGAAATTTATGATTTACTAAGTGATACTGCTAGCGATGAAGAGTTAAGAGATCTTTTTTTTAGACTTTGGGCGACATCAAACAATGAGTATCAAAAAGCACTACAAAATGAAATTTCAAATCTTGAAAGTAAAGAAAATGGCTTTGATTTTGATAGTCTAAAAAATTTAGGCATAAATTTAGATAAAAAAAGCATAAATGAACTAAATCAAATTCTAGGTAAATTCAAAGATGGCAAAGCATCAAAAGATGACATTAATGCTTTTTTGGAAAATCCATATTTTTCGTTTATTTCAGGGGCGATGCTTGGTGCAGTAGGTGGAATTTTAATAAAAGAAATTCTTAAAAATAGTAATGAAAATTTATAACAAAGGAGATAAAATGGCACTTCCATTTGTAGCTGGTTTGGCAGTAGGTTCTTTAGCGGTAGTTGCGTTTAACAATAAAGATAAGATAAAAGAAAAACTATCACAAGGTTACCAAAAAGGTAAAGAAGTAGCACAAGATCTAAAAGAGTACACAGAAGAGAAACTAAAATCATCAAAAGATGAGTGTTGTAATTGTACAGATGAGAAGTTAGATGGTTGTGAGTGCGAATGTCACGATGAAGATACACAAAAGAGCAAAGCATCTCAAGCTAAAAAAAATGAGAGTAAAGTAGAATCAAAAAGGCCATCAACAAGAACTAAAAAAACGACAAACAAGGGAGAGTAAATGTTAAACTTAAGAACTTCAAATTCAAGACTTCCAGCTGATCATTTTTTAAGTGGTGCACTATTTGGTGGAATCACAGCAGGAGCTTTAGAGTATACAAATAACTCAGATAGTAAAAATATAGCTAAAAATGTTTTAAAATACTCACTTGAAGGCGGTATAGCAACATCTTTGGCTATAAGTGCATCAAATAAACTAGTTCAAAAAAACTACCTAAACGCTACTTTTGATATAGCCCTTGGTGTAGGACTTATTGTAGCAGTTGAGAAAATTTTAAAATAAAGGGGTAAAGATGGAAAATCCATACATAGAAAAATCAACAAAAGTAGAGATAGAAAGTAATCAAAAAGCATCTACAGATGCAAAGCATCAATTTTCAAATGTAGACACAAAAGAGTTTAAAAGCTTTGAGGAGGCCTATCAAGCAGGTATGCAGTACGCTATAAATAATCCTAATATTCAAAACTCAAATGCTCAAAATTTAAACCAAAATAGCTCATTTTTAAGCTCTATTTTGCCAACAAATTTTAGCTCTACAAATTTCTTACAAGGTGCAGTTGTTGGGGCTCTTGGAACATATCTTTTAACAAATGAAAACGCACAGCAAGCTATATTTAAATCAG
The sequence above is a segment of the Campylobacter corcagiensis genome. Coding sequences within it:
- the murJ gene encoding murein biosynthesis integral membrane protein MurJ, producing MKGYKLKRFKFLQGFFSNSIGILVSRVLGFIRDLMTASVLGAGLWSDIFFIAFKLPNLFRRLFGEGAFTQAFMPGFISSNKKSRFSASVLLRFSLFILFLTLIVNIFTPLFTKFLALGFDDKTINMATLYVRLNFWYLTFIFLVTLFASMLQYKGHFATTAFSTALLNLAMIFSLVLAQGKTQESAVLYLSIGVIVGGVLQFIVHIIALHYTKMLKYLKFGFIALWRKKDAKTKGFYKNFFHGVIGSSATQISSFIETWFASFLGAGAISYLYYTNRIFQLPLALFAIALSTAMFPKISKAIKANDDKNALNLLSNGFHFLLALLLFSAIGGIILNFEIIWLLFERGEFLRSDTKNSAFILSMFMIGLVPFGLAKLFSLFLYAKMKQNIAAKIAIQSLILNILLCAVLVKPLGAAGLALASSLGGFYLLWRNLVEFGFNNFLAIIRPKKIAFILGICLVEILVLLVFKDFINGYI
- a CDS encoding FeoA family protein produces the protein MGLDTCESGKKYKIKNINASGKLFYKLLDMGFITGATMEVIREAPLYDPMELKIHNYLITLRKSEANLIEVETI
- the feoB gene encoding ferrous iron transport protein B — its product is MNVKIALAGQPNCGKSTIFSMLSGIRQHIANYPGVTVDKKSGFFSYKDLDIEMVDLPGTYSFSSYSLEERVAKEFILKDSPDIILNVVDASNLKRNLYLTFQLLEMAKPVIVILNMWDVAKRRGIEIDANKISSMLKCPVVVASGAKKIGKDEILEAIFSVYNQKQNYEEFKINYEELEPFIYELEKDIKTNYDISKRWLAIKALEGDSVVYELLEDKNRNFKENSKKQIDKFKNIHGFNTENFLASFRYDSAQIVSDKCTKETKKDKETLTDKIDKIVLNRWLSFPILFLIIVAIYQLAIVFGYHLTNYTWPILATLKNFVTDILPAADIAHVPMLTDLGIWLINSLNALLNYLPIFFILFALIAILEDVGYMPRMAFILDRVFRKFGLHGQSTLPLVLGGAFVGGCAVPGVMATKGIADDRARMATIFTVPLMNCLAKVPFYTLLLGAFFKEHMSLVMFYISTITIFTALIIAKILTMTLLKTRETAPFVMELPSYHMPTFKGVIFRACERVWVYIKKVCTIVLAVAIVLFALLQFPGVSHDKRAEFEADEQKILTTFDKKISKTKYHENFKSRQSVSELLNFYDSYRSKKMAGSKSVDEDFKNKDEFLYSIIRPASDDKDAKLINRELRNLSKGRDRILREEKNVRIETSLLGMAGRALEPISQFAGFDWRINVAFLSSFAARESAVATLGSIYETGANENAQRAEEMMAENSGYTPLHAAAIIIFMLLTPPCIATMVVVKLQMNSYKWMLLSLFVPFALALIMAALVFSIGNALNLSGLVAMSCYYIFIVATAIVLGLIPEKRINWQGGLKN
- a CDS encoding DUF4198 domain-containing protein, with translation MRKIIISTIAAAAVASSAFGHFQMVYTPESALEKGTTIPLKIVFNHPFADEHTMDMGLQANGKIKPIEEFFVVHKEEKTDLKKDLKEITFKGNSNSGKAYETEYKARKMGDHIFVAVPAPYYEKNEDAYIQQITKMMVNVAGAPTDWDAELGLKAEIVPLTKPYSIWAGSTFSGIVKGDGKPVPFAEIEVEYLNYDVDVKNNKMGEKAHFEAPQDSFVTLTIKADENGKFTFGIPKAGWWGFAALGAGKADKYDGKELSQDAVIWVQAKEMK
- a CDS encoding FeoB-associated Cys-rich membrane protein, whose translation is MEIYEALILLVIAGFAGFYIYKKTFKTGGCGCGRKDCPSKKHHIDN
- a CDS encoding Fur family transcriptional regulator yields the protein MKILFYNKHLSIKEIRKIYRDIYKKSVSVSTIYQTLNLLQSYGLLKTIQYSNFSKYEIDIYPDHDHLVCTKCGKIVEFRDDSFNELRKKVEKEYFFDVEGYILLLEGICEKCKK
- a CDS encoding heavy metal translocating P-type ATPase — translated: MQKIVIKSNIKNRLRLKSKLFTPQNFITIKESLVDNIISIRLNELCFSIIITYDDRKVDIKTILDKIYSVTPLTSKAKIGKEICSCKRCDIIKPNPQSLKTKIKKFTALSIVAVYVFVKEHILATAFSPVFGLGLTVLSLYMAKPLIDEAINDIKNRNFTLESFMAFSLLLAIFGGEITAAFEVIYILTGSRLFEEYTANLSRAEIKNLIKMDVTKLYVLRGDIEIEIDLEDVRSGDTAVFVGGEKICVDGVIIKGEALINEALINGRSRSTLKKSGDKVFANTTIEQGRIFVKVNAVGSETYIARVISDVEKSLSIKSKSEVMADVLAKKVLKIGSAMTAFTLLLTRSFTNAFSVMIVMSCPCATILAASSAVSSAIAYAARNGILIKGGEYLEKVSSASVFCFDKTGTLTTGKPVVKDYKTLIDEREFLEILVNLEHKNTHPIAKAITKFCNDKGIFANSNSHAKNEVGLGVSSNHNGSTYLLGNHKFMINNGIKVTKKENNAYTNIYLAKDSKLIGSISLTHDIRPYSLEMLKELKNRGVKKIVLLTGDDELVSKEFASGFEFDEIYYDLMPNEKADIVEKLSKHASVVMIGDGVNDTLAMSKADVSISFASGGSKAAVEVSNIAITKSDPRDIIKLYDMSKFTLKIANQNYQIGTSTNIFGSFLAMFGLIGPAGAGLIHLVHTSAILLNSNRIK
- a CDS encoding HMA2 domain-containing protein, giving the protein MIVTKEFLVSVLSHFRIIHHTHGRLRLRVSSKIKDEFKDTDLNISLEKFDDMVNSLNGVKSVKFNKVIGSITIEYDKDEFSKSFWENIIINKDIDDFVSMINDKVKEVL